Proteins encoded by one window of Xanthomonas sp. DAR 80977:
- a CDS encoding helix-turn-helix transcriptional regulator — protein MSAHNPLGNYLRERRARLDPAAFGLPVARRRTPGLRREEVAQRAHVSATWYTWLEQGRGGAPSADALQRIAAALDLNEDEREHLFLLAQQRPPRTHGPVPAQVTPRLRRVLDALPLSPAYIKTAAWDVLAWNRAASAVLTDYGQLPPAERNILRLVFCRPGPAQTMPDWERVARFAVATFRAETARAGAAVAQRAEQVVAELGQASARFRDLWNDCDVRSHGEGSKTIHKPGRERICLEYSAFAVDGQPDLGLVVYTASTPQDAARIAALLEGTAETGD, from the coding sequence GTGAGCGCACACAATCCACTGGGCAACTACCTGCGCGAGCGACGCGCGCGCCTGGACCCGGCCGCGTTCGGCCTGCCGGTCGCGCGCCGGCGCACGCCCGGCCTGCGCCGCGAGGAAGTGGCGCAGCGCGCCCACGTCAGCGCCACCTGGTACACCTGGCTGGAACAGGGCCGCGGCGGCGCGCCTTCGGCCGACGCGCTGCAACGCATCGCCGCCGCACTGGACCTCAACGAAGACGAGCGCGAACACCTGTTCCTGCTGGCGCAGCAGCGCCCGCCGCGCACGCACGGGCCGGTGCCGGCGCAGGTCACCCCGCGGCTGCGGCGCGTACTCGATGCCCTTCCGTTGAGCCCGGCCTACATCAAGACCGCCGCCTGGGACGTGCTGGCCTGGAACCGCGCCGCCAGCGCGGTGCTCACCGACTACGGCCAGCTGCCGCCGGCCGAGCGCAACATCCTGCGCCTGGTGTTCTGCCGGCCCGGCCCGGCGCAGACCATGCCCGACTGGGAACGGGTCGCACGCTTCGCCGTGGCCACCTTCCGTGCCGAGACCGCGCGCGCCGGCGCCGCCGTCGCCCAGCGCGCCGAGCAGGTGGTCGCCGAACTCGGCCAGGCCAGCGCGCGCTTCCGCGACCTCTGGAACGACTGCGACGTCCGCAGCCATGGCGAAGGCAGCAAGACCATCCACAAGCCCGGCCGGGAACGGATCTGCCTGGAATATTCCGCCTTCGCCGTCGATGGCCAGCCCGACCTGGGGCTGGTGGTGTACACCGCGTCCACGCCGCAGGATGCCGCGCGCATCGCCGCGTTGCTGGAAGGCACGGCCGAGACCGGCGACTGA
- a CDS encoding SDR family oxidoreductase, with protein MRVFVTGATGFVGSAVVRELLDAGHRVTGLARSDASAEALRAAGAQVHRGALDDPDSLRRGAAAADGVIHTAFIHDFSRHAENCQVDARAIAALGEGLAGSERPLLVTSGTAVLPQGRLGIEADRADPASAPPRAISETAALALLPQRVRAMVLRLPPSVHGAGDHGFVPALIGIARDTGVAAYLGDGSNRWPAVHRADAARLFRLALEHGEAGTCYHGNAEEGIAFREIAAVIGRHLQLPVRSLPAEAAPAQFGWMARFAGRDMPTSSAWTREQLGWQPSGPGLLQELDDAGYFAG; from the coding sequence ATGCGTGTGTTCGTCACTGGCGCTACCGGTTTCGTCGGCTCGGCCGTGGTACGCGAACTGCTGGACGCCGGCCATCGGGTCACCGGCCTGGCCCGTTCCGACGCGTCGGCCGAGGCGCTGCGAGCGGCCGGCGCGCAGGTGCATCGCGGCGCGCTGGACGACCCCGACAGCCTGCGCCGTGGCGCGGCCGCCGCCGATGGCGTGATCCATACCGCCTTCATCCATGATTTCTCCCGGCATGCGGAGAATTGCCAGGTCGATGCACGCGCGATCGCCGCGCTGGGGGAAGGCCTGGCCGGCAGCGAGCGTCCGCTGCTGGTGACCTCGGGCACGGCGGTGCTGCCGCAGGGCCGTCTCGGTATTGAGGCCGATCGCGCCGATCCGGCGAGCGCGCCACCACGCGCGATCTCCGAGACCGCGGCGCTGGCGTTGCTGCCGCAGCGGGTGCGGGCGATGGTGCTGCGGTTGCCGCCGTCGGTGCATGGCGCGGGCGACCACGGCTTCGTGCCCGCGCTGATCGGCATCGCCCGCGACACGGGCGTGGCGGCCTATCTGGGCGACGGCAGCAACCGCTGGCCGGCGGTGCACCGCGCGGATGCGGCGCGGCTGTTCCGGCTTGCGCTGGAGCACGGCGAAGCGGGGACGTGCTATCACGGCAATGCCGAGGAAGGCATCGCCTTCCGCGAGATCGCCGCGGTCATCGGGCGGCACCTGCAGTTGCCGGTGCGGTCGCTGCCGGCCGAGGCGGCGCCGGCGCAGTTCGGCTGGATGGCGCGCTTCGCCGGCCGGGACATGCCCACCTCCAGCGCGTGGACGCGCGAACAGCTGGGTTGGCAACCGAGCGGGCCTGGCCTGCTGCAAGAGTTGGACGATGCTGGCTATTTCGCGGGCTGA
- a CDS encoding lysozyme inhibitor LprI family protein, with protein MGTREHKHRWLLWVVLLGAAAASAQAGAQQQGQQQQLQQQQMQQQQLMQQQLQQLQQLQQQQPPPQENSGAPRGLSATYLSCRKQARGGVDQERCIEREQTLQEDRLARVYDRLRYELDGNARARLMDAQYAWEQSNAQAKDLDNSLYGGTQAESLQRAEAALWRLCARADELEKYLGAAR; from the coding sequence ATGGGAACCAGGGAACACAAGCACCGCTGGCTGTTGTGGGTCGTGTTGCTGGGCGCTGCGGCCGCCAGTGCCCAGGCCGGTGCGCAACAGCAGGGACAACAGCAGCAGCTGCAGCAACAGCAGATGCAACAGCAGCAGCTGATGCAGCAGCAACTGCAACAACTTCAGCAGTTGCAGCAGCAGCAACCTCCGCCGCAGGAAAACTCGGGCGCGCCCAGGGGCTTGTCGGCCACCTACCTGAGCTGCCGCAAGCAGGCGCGCGGCGGGGTCGATCAGGAGCGCTGCATCGAGCGCGAGCAGACCTTGCAGGAGGATCGCCTGGCGCGGGTCTACGACCGGCTGCGCTACGAACTGGACGGCAATGCGCGCGCGCGGTTGATGGACGCGCAGTACGCCTGGGAGCAATCCAATGCCCAGGCCAAAGATCTGGACAATTCGCTCTACGGCGGCACCCAGGCGGAGAGCCTGCAGCGCGCCGAAGCGGCGCTGTGGCGGCTGTGCGCGCGCGCCGACGAGTTGGAGAAGTATCTGGGCGCGGCCCGCTGA